GGATGAGAGATTTTACAGCATTTTAGCCTTTTCTCTCTACACCAGGGCCCTCTCCCACCTTGTGCAGTGTTTTTGAATCTCAACCGAGAAATGATGCTTCACAGGCAGATCTGCTGAGCTGGGGACTCTCTTGTTCTTCCGCTCATTCTCGTTGGTTGGCCTTTGGTCGTCAGAATCATCGGCGGAGTGCTTTGGATAGTAGCGCTCTGCACTGTGCACGCCACCTGTTCGACTGAATGCCATGACGAAGAAGCCAGGCAAGAGAGCGAAAGCAATGGATGTTGGCGACAGGATCAGCGGCCTCCCTGACGAGCTGCTCCACCGCATCCTGTTCTCCTTGCCGGCGCAGGACGCCGTGCGCACGTGCGTGCTGTCACCAAGGTGGCGCCACCTggttgtccgcacggcacctcaaTGTCAGCACTCTGGGGTTCACCGGCGAGGCGAGATTCGCCCAGTTTGTGAATAACTTGCTGCTGCGTCGTGGCCATGCGCCTCTCGACACCTTCTGCCTGCACGCTGAGGGGCCTCACATTTTGTTTGACAATATCCGTGACACTGCCAACCTGTGGATATACCATGCCCTGAGGTGCAATGTTCAGGCGTTGAGCATTGCCGACCATGACCTGTACGAGGAAGGCGAAACAGAAGATATTCTTAGAACCTTCCACCCCGACCGTTACTCCTTTACCTCATCACACTTGAAAAGATTGCATCTTCTCTATGTTTGTGTCAGCAATTGCCTCATCAAGCACCTCTTGTCTGGCTGCCCGGCGTTGGAAGACCTAGAGATGAATGACTGTGACATCACTGCCACAGAATTTTCCTCTACCACATTGAAGAACTTGAGCATCAGCACCGTTGGTTTCTCTGTAACAAAAGATGAGGAAGTTGATATTGTTATAAATATGCCTAGTCTAGTCTCACTATGCATCGGTGCACTACTCTGTACGAAGCCTTCTTTTATCAACATGCGATCATTGTTAACAGTCTCCATTCACTCAGAACAGACAGGGTTTGAATTTGTTAATGGCTGCTCTATTCTTCGTGCTTTTTCGAACGCCAGGAACTTGACACTGCTGCACGTTGGCCCCATGGTATGCTTTATCAAGAGTAGTCATGGTTGCATTTAGTTCTTTTTCTGTCTTTTCTATAGCAGTAGCATGTTGTTTCTGCGAAGTATTTTTGTCTCAACGGCCTTTTTTGTGCTGTATTTGCAGGTTGGGAAAGAATTATTGGGAAATGAGATACTATTCCATCAAGTAGTGTTCACTAATTTGACAACTTTGTCTTTGAATGAATGGTGTTTGCATAATAGCTGCAAAGCACTGCTGTACGTGCTTAGGCACTCACCTAATTTAGAAAAGCTTACTCTTGGGTTGTCCGAGGTATGGATTTCAGAATTTCCCCGCACCTTGATGGGCACACTTGTCCATGAATCGAGTGTAATAGTCTTTGGGTGTTACCTTCAGGTTGGAGCTTTAATCTATCGACGTCCCGAGCTTTCAGGAAATTTTGCTGTGAAAATAAACCCCTGTTGCAAGGGAACAGAGACACCATTTTATTGCCAGAAGCTTAAGAAAATCAAAATCACCTGCCCAAAGCATGATAAAAGAGTCGGTGTCGTGGTGGCGATCTTATGCGCTAACCTTATCTCTCTCCCAGAAATAAATATCAAGCCATCTTGAGGTATATTATGGTAAGTTTCTTGCCCCGTCGAAATCACATGCTCATGACACATGTTGATGCTTTTACAGTTTACTAGTTAATTGCCTGTGCGCTGCAATGGGAGTATGCATATTCTAGTGGTTCAACATTAGCTGTGTCTAACATATACCTTTTAGGATCCTCATGGACATTGGGAAGCATTGTCGGATTTTTTGGAGGAACCGGTTAAGCTCCCCTAAAATATCTCCTCTAAATCTCTATATAGGGAACACCCCTATGAAGATTCTACCCTAAAATTTGTTTAACTTCAGCATCACCCCTAAATCTTAACCCCTATATTTCAATATCCTATATCTTATTAATTTTATGGAACTACCAAATTCATATGTTTATCTTTCTAATACCCTGCATTTTCAGTTGAAGAGTGAAATTATTGCTCCAAGCCTCCAATACAAAAATAACACGCAAAACAAACAGTCAAAAGAAAATTTATACTTTTCTTATATGTACTATAACACATGAAAGAAAAAAACCACAAACAACACATTTTCACCAGAATAGACATCTAGCAGCATGAAGTAATTGCAATGATTCCATATACATCTCTCTATTTTATCTAGCAATCAGCAATTACTAAATAAAACCTAGCAATCATGGCAATCCTCAGCATTAGACAATCAGCCCATGTATAAACTGTCACAGTGCCACACAACCCAGTATAATGAGCCCCAGTTTAATCAGCAGTGTCATCTAAACCCCTCTCACTCTCTCTAGTCTCTACTATTATTCCTCTCCTGTGACCACACACAGCAACAACAACATATGCACACAGGCACATAGCAGCAACCTCTCAATCCTGGGATCTTAGTTCGGCCTGTATACCATAAGAATAGGAGATGggatgtagaagaaaatacaaaaaGCCCAGCAAGCACTCCAACCCGTCTCGCGATCCGCACGAACAACCGGCCAGCCAGCCACCTGCCTCGCTTCAGCGATTCCCTTCCGCCCATCCTGATTTTATTCGCCGCCAGCCTCCTGCCTTGCCGGCGACTCGCCGTCACGGCACGGATTTGAATTGGATTAAAGAAAATGCCACTGCTATTACTTTTactgaaatgaaaaaaaatacaTCATGTCCTTCCCTAGCAAAACCAAGTTGATGCATATCTATGACACGACCTTGACACATGGAGATTTGGAATATCTTTTAGAAGATAAGATATGGGTGGACAACGAGGTCAGCTAAGGTATACTCCAATGGTCATACTTAGGTACATCAAGAATGTCTAatttatttgttattttttctACTATAGGTCATAAATGCATACATTTTCTGCCTAAGGGTCCAAGAAAAATATTGTAGAGCGGGTGCATGTGTATTCTTAGATAATAGATATGGTTCCGGAATACCGAAGCGAGATTGTGAAATTCCCATAAACCTAGAGAGTCATCCCCACATCATAAAAAAAGGTGCTTAAGTATCTACTACATGACATGGTTAGACTAATTTTCTACCTATTTTTCTACTGGTTATCCCCACATCATCAAATTACATTTTTTATCAACTTACATTGCAAGTGAAGTAAGTGGATTTCAATTATTTTTTGACTATTATTGGTTATCTTTTCTATACATGCGAAATTTTACATGCACTATGTTTAAGCCAACTCCAATGCTGTGACCCAAACGGACTCGGATTTGGTCCGccttttgtccgtttgggtcgtcAGCCGTAGGGGCGTCATGCACCCTCGTTCGCGTTTTCCCGGCTAATACGCCCAACTGGCCGGTTTTTGGCCAAATTTTAACATTTTACATTCTATTCATATAAATACAAATAAAAGTCATATAGTTTTTACATCACAATAAATAGTTTACAACCAAATAAAAATCTTATAGTTTACAACCAAATGAATTTGAAATAGTCACAAATACATTGAAAGAAAAAGAGccgatacatctattggttgcctaGGTGAATCCACGTgtgctcaaccaaatcattttgaAGTTGAATGTGAGTTGTCCAATCATGCATTTTTGATGAAATTGGGTGAACTGTACAAACGTTGCCGGTCCATGCTCAGGCTCAACATTTTCATACTCCACGACTCCCTCCCGATTACGGTTGAACACATGTCTCGCCATCCGGAAGCGTCGGCAGTAAAGCTTGGGGTTGAAGAGTGGGAACGTGCACCGGAAATAATCGCTATAGAAGGCAATGATCGCTCTCTCTGTTACGATTCAATGTCGGAGCATGGCCCGGGATCGCCCCCCCTACACCTAGGCCGCTGACTAGCAATGTGCTCATTGACGACCAAAGTAGCAACCATGAATCCTCTTTGTCGGACGATGAATCGTCCAATGAACATATGAAgttgttttaaaaaaaatcatctGAGCTGTCCCCCATGGTACCTTGTGGGCAAAGGGCCGAACACCTTGCGGGAGACGATGGAGGCGGGCGTGGCCAAGACATGGCCGGTGAAGGGCAGTGGGCCTGTGAAGTCCGCACCCTCCGACAGTGACCATGGAGGCGAGGGGCAGTGCCGGCGACCCTTGGCAGTTGTGCCTTCTCATGCTCCGGCAGCGGTGAGGAGCGGCCACAAACGCCGGCAAGAGATTGGCCTCGGTGGATGTGGTGGTGGTGCGGAAGTTGGTGGATGCGGCGGTGGCACCTGAGTGGTGTCGCCGCGGCTAGAACTGGGCGGCGGCGAGGCCAGGGTGTAGAGTGTGGAAGGGGAGGGGGAAGAATGGCCGCTGTGCCATCGATGGATGGGCCAGGGGGAGGACAAGGGAAGGCGTCGCGGGTGTCTGCGCCCTGTCCGTGCCGACACAAACCTGGCTGAAATTTGGGCCGGAAAGGGTTGTGGCGGACAAAAAAAGGACACTCATTCGTTTgcgtcggcgcgttgggccgcaTTTTTGTCCGCGTGGACTCAAACGGCCGcgggcggacgaaatgggtcgccgcGTTCAAGTTGGCCTTACATATACACCAGCAAAAGAATTCAAACCCCGGTAACAACTCACGGGCATTCTACTATTAGTATATATATAGACATCAGCAGTTATGTTGCAGGAAGGTTCCACAGGCACCATTTTAACTTGTTGTGGCCTTGCAGGTGATCGAAACGCTGGTGACCTGGCTGGATTAGAGCTTGTCGAACTGCATGCATCGGATCGCTGTCTTGCTGGCTTCACAGCGCTTATGTGCACTGATTTGTTACTGTGGTTTATTTCGAACGCCCGTCGCCGTTCACTGGCATAGCCGCAGCTAGTTTCGGTTATTTTTTTATCAGTAAGTTTTAACTTGGTATATGGTAAAACCGTAAAGTGTGTACTccgctatgcaccaagcaatcgCTGGTGCATGTACGGTGAATGGCTTGTGATGCAAATGGCAGAACCCTATTGTTTTtcatgtgtgtgtgcgcgcgcttAGGTTGTGCACGCGTTCAATTAATGTCTCACTATCCATTGGATACCCGGATGAATTGGAACATGGGAATTGTACACCACATTTTTTTGATTGGTTTCTGTAGGGCAAAACACCCCACAGCCTTTTACTCTTTATTATTCCCCAATAAGTTTCAATATGTATTCTTGCAAAAAAAAGTTTCAATCTGTACAAAGAGGCCATAAGCGAAAATTTATTTAAAGGAGCACCCTCAAGGTGATCAAAAGGAACCCACCTAACCAACTCAGAGAAATGTCTATAGCTGGGCCTTTCATTTATGAAGATCCTAGCATTCTTGATAATCCAAACACTTCTGCTTCGGTACATCCCCTTAAACACAAGACGACTGAGATTAGCCTATACCTCGTAATAAGAAAGGGCATGATTGTCGTATTGAAGAAACTATTCACCCCCCGTATTCGTATATGTTGTACACATGCGAGCTAGGCCGGCCCATCTATCTTTTATATAAATTTtaaatcacaaaaaaaaactaTGAGCATGGCAGGATTCGAACCTCCCTTAAACACAAGGATGGTTGAGATTAGCCCATACCTCTTCATAAAAAAGAGCATGATTGTCATATTGAAGAAAGTATTCACCCACCGTATTCGTGTATGTACATGATGGTTGAGATTAGCCCATACCTCTTCATAAAAAAGAGCATGATGGTCATATTGAAGAAAGTATTCACCCGCCGTATTCGTATATGTTGTACACCTGGGAAAACTATGAGCATGGCAGGATTCGAGCCAACGTCCTCTTCGTTCAAAGCTTGACATGATAACCAAAGAGCCAACTTAAACTGATGTGATTACATAACTCTATCACTCTTTTCTCCtttctttttcccttttttcttttttcttgttttttcaaACGGATTTGTTCTGTTTTTATTTTACCTTTTCTTTTTTGTTCTCTTTCCTTTTTTCTGATccttttttgttttcctttttctttcgcAATGTGCAAATCTATTTCTaaaaaatcaatgaactttttctaCAACATTTGAACATTTTATCAAaattggtgaacttttttcaaattcatgattttttttcaaaattgatgaacttttctcAAAATGGATGAGCCTTTAAAAAAATGAATgattttttccaaaattgataACCGTTTTCCAAAtcattgatttttttttcaaaatccatGATTTTTTCAATTCCTGAACATTTTGTAAATccacgaactctagggctgtttgtgacacttataggaatagcccaatagattgatcagaaagaataactttgaggtggtttcgtaccctataaTAATCTcctcgtttgttctccgctattagtgactttggagtgactctttgttgcatgttgagggattgtcatatgatctaattatgttatcattgttgagagaacttgcactagtgaaagtatgaaccctaggccttgtttctaagcattgcaataccgttttcgctcatttttgttacttgctaccttgctgtttttatattttcagattacagaaacctatatctactatccatattgcacttgtatcaccatctcttcgccgaactagtgcacctatacaatttaccattgtattgggtgtgttgggcacacaagagactctttgttatttggttgcatggttgtttgagagagaccatcttcatcctacgcctcccacggattgataaacctcgGGTCATCCACCTGAGGAAAATTTGctgttgtcctacaaaactctgcatttggaggcccaacaacatctacaaggataaagttgcatagtagacatcaagctcttttctggcgccgttgccggggaggttagtgcttgaaggtatatctttagatctagcaatcaaatcttttagtttcttgttttatcactagtttagtttataaaagaaaactataaaaaaatggaattgaggttgcctcatatgcttcatctttttaatgtctttcgtgagaataaggattccgataattgtgccaaagtgttagaagaagaatgcattaaaatatttggcactaaatctttgaatggtgagcatgattgcaatgttgttagtatgaattctttgaatatccatgatgctaatgatatgcaaagccacaagcttggggatgctatgtttgatgaagatgatatttttagtcccccaagttttgttgagaaaatttattatgaagAAAGCATGCCTCCTCTTTATGacgattattgtgatgacttgtatgctataaagagtaatgataaccatgaaacttgtcatcatgattttaattttcaattggattatgcctcatatgatagttattttgttgagtttgctcccactattccgaatgagaagaaatttgcttatgtggtgagtagtaaaatttctatgcttatggatcatgaaaataatgctttatgtgatggttatattgttgaattcattcatgatactactgaaaattattatgagggaggaatatatgcttgtaggaattgcaataatatcaagtttcctctctatgtgttgaaaatcttgaagttatgcttgttttgccttcctatgctagttgattcttgctcccataaattgttagctcacaaaatccctatgcataggaagtgcgttagacttaaatgtgctagtcatatgcttcatgatcctcccattatgtttcaattcttatcttttatgtaagcatcattgaaattatcatgcctagctagaaaggcattaaagaaaagcgcttgttgggagacaacccaatacttATACCCACTGTTTCCGAGTGTTCACATGAATAAGCTACTATAGTAAtaatgttttatagcttttgtttcaataaagtgccaagtaaagcctttaggatcatgttgggtgatagtagatttgatcttgctgaaaaacagaaacttttgcgctcacggaaataattctcatttttagcagaagagtgcttttgagttgattctttttgcagaagattaatatacaaattgctcacgtgttcctaatttttcagaattgttggagtaaCAGAAGTATGGTAGTTGATCAGATCAttacaggctgttctgtttttgacagattctgttttcgatgcatagtttgcttgttttctagtttctatggcttatattgcttaatataaattgtagaaatgatagggtACTGCAGTAATCATGTgataaaaattatgaatcttgtcttgacagtacctaagtggtgatttgctttattatactaacggagctcacgagttttctgttgagttttgtgttgtgaagttttcaagttttgggtgaagtttcgatggactatggaacaaggagtgaaaagagcctaagcttggggatgcccaaggcaccccaaggtaatattcaaggaatacccaagcaaactaagcttggggatgccccgtatggcatcccctctttcgtcttcgttcatcggtaaccttacttggagctatatttttattcaccacatgatacatgtttttcttggagcgtcatttttttgcttgttgtttgaataaagtacttaagatctgaaattttatttatgagaaggagtcttcacatagttacataattattcaactactcattgatcttcacttatatcttttggaatagtttgtcatttgctctagtgcttcacttatatctttttagagcacgatggtagCTTTACTTTGAaaaaattgttgaactctcatgcttcacttatattatgttgagagtctctaaacagcatggtaatttgttttggttatgaatttagtcctaatatgatgggcatccaagagggatataataaaaactttcatataaagtgcattgcatactatgagaagtttgattccttatgattgttttaagatatgaagatggtgatattagagtcatgctagtgagtagttgtgaatttaagaaatacttgtgttaaagtttctgagtcccgtagcatgcacgtatggtgaaccgttatgtgatgaagtcggagcatgatttattttttgattgtcttccttatgagtggcggtcggggacgagcgatggtcttttcctaccaatctacccccctaggagcatgcacgtagtacttctttttgataactaatagaaatatgcaataagtatgtgagttctttatgactaatgttgagtccatagattatacgcactctcacccttctaccatagctagcctctctagtgctgcgcaactttcgccgatactacacacccaccatataccttcctcaaaacagccaccatacctacctattatggcatttccatagccattccgagatgtATTGGCAAGAAATTTTCCACCGTTCcctttattatgacacgcttcatcattgtcatattgctttgaatgatcatgtagttgacatcgtatttgtggcaaagccaccgttcataattctttcatacatgtcactcttgattcattgcatatcctggtacattgccggaggcattcatatagtcatattttgttctaagtatcgagttgtaagtaaataaaagtgtgatgatcatcattattagagcattgtcccagtgaggaaaggatgatggagactatgattcccccacaagtcgggatgagactccggacgaaaaaaaataaaaaaagtaaaaaaagaggccaaaaaagagagaaagagcCCACAAAagacaaaaaatgagagaaaaagagagaaggggcaatgctactatccttttaccacacttgtgcttcaaagtagcaccacgatcttcatgatagacagtctcctatgttgtcactttcatatactagtgggaatttttcattatagaacttgacttgtatattccaatgacgggcttcctcaaattgccctaggtcttcgtgagcacgcgagttggatgcacacccacttagtttctttccgagctttcatacacttatagctctagtgcattcgttgcatggcaatccctactcactcacattgatatctattgatgggcatctccatagcccgttgatacacctagtcgatgtgagactatctcccccgttttgtcttctccacaaccaccatattctattccacctatagtgctatgtccatggctcacgctcatgtatcgcgtgaaagttgaaaaggtttgagaacatccactagtacacgtcggtgctatacaaacggtttttaacccctttccgcgacggcatttggaaccgtcgcctagtgagtgtggacgataggggggtccttcccacacgacccaaaaaccgtCGCGGATATGTCCTCCTGGCACatacgctcggcaaaatgaggttgTGTGCGACCGGcaagcgctcaaatacggaaatacatacagtagagctaaaaaaatacaattatacatgcgaaattgtttccggtcgcaagtacatcccacacagtcagtccccgctaaacgtttccgttcgtatgtacatcccacacagtcgctccaaggaatacgtttccgttcgtgcatgatttattttttgattgtcttccttatgagtggcggtcggggacgagcgatggtcttttcctaccaatctacccccctaggagcatgcacgtagtacttctttttgataactaatagaaatatgcaataagtatgtgagttctttatgactaatgttgagtccatagattatacgcactctcacccttccaccatagCTAGCCTCTCTAGTGCTGCGCAACTTTCACCGATACTacacacccaccatataccttcctcaaaacagccaccatacctacctattatggcatttccatagccattccgagatgtATTGGCAAGAAATTTTCCACCGTTCcctttattatgacacgcttcatcattgtcatattgctttgaatgatcatgtagttgacatcgtatttgtggcaaagccaccgttcataattctttcatacatgtcactcttgattcattgcatatcccggtacattgccggaggcattcatatagagtcatattttgttctaagtatcgagttgtaagtaaataaaagtgtgatgatcatcattattagagcattgtcccagtgaggaaaggatgatggagactatgattcccccacaagtcaggatgagactctggacgaaaaaaaataaaaaaagtaaaaaaaagaggccaaaaaagagagaaagagcCCACAAAagacaaaaaatgagagaaaaagagagaaggggcaatgctactatccttttaccacacttgtgcttcaaagtagcaccacgaCTTCATGATAGacagtctcctatgttgtcactttcatatactagtgggaatttttcattatagaacttgacttgtatattccaatgacgggcttcctcaaattgccctaggtcttcgtgagcacgcgagttggatgcacacccacttagtttctttctgagctttcatacacttatagctctagtgcattcgttgcatggcaatccctactcactcacattgatatctattgatgggcatctccatagcccgttgatacacctagtcgatgtgagactatctcccccgttttgtcttctccacaacc
This sequence is a window from Aegilops tauschii subsp. strangulata cultivar AL8/78 chromosome 7, Aet v6.0, whole genome shotgun sequence. Protein-coding genes within it:
- the LOC109755939 gene encoding uncharacterized protein encodes the protein MLATGSAASLTSCSTASCSPCRRRTPCARACCHQGGATWLSARHLNVSTLGFTGEARFAQFVNNLLLRRGHAPLDTFCLHAEGPHILFDNIRDTANLWIYHALRCNVQALSIADHDLYEEGETEDILRTFHPDRYSFTSSHLKRLHLLYVCVSNCLIKHLLSGCPALEDLEMNDCDITATEFSSTTLKNLSISTVGFSVTKDEEVDIVINMPSLVSLCIGALLCTKPSFINMRSLLTVSIHSEQTGFEFVNGCSILRAFSNARNLTLLHVGPMVGKELLGNEILFHQVVFTNLTTLSLNEWCLHNSCKALLYVLRHSPNLEKLTLGLSEVGALIYRRPELSGNFAVKINPCCKGTETPFYCQKLKKIKITCPKHDKRVGVVVAILCANLISLPEINIKPS